Proteins co-encoded in one Macrobrachium nipponense isolate FS-2020 chromosome 24, ASM1510439v2, whole genome shotgun sequence genomic window:
- the LOC135205512 gene encoding uncharacterized protein LOC135205512 has protein sequence MASEPSTPTSPRDDHEATKEWLENILESYHRSLAPDKEPGVQLQEWSIKPACDEREGFLSEQLAVGVSYSAAGAEHHVHLLAKLLPQDPFNRAFVIETLFDLREIKFYTEIKPALEGVERQYLTEDLIEPSWAPDLYYAKHKEEAESILVLADMCQRGYKVQDLTQGLTVSQAKAALVAIANVHAAALTLQIKEKQPLPQKYPYLLSTDQAVESFNCLIDRGLPLLLKFLESRKDRAAVREGLQKYSGKDSTEILRSVLATSDKLNTLVHCDFWCNNLLFKQEDDTPRCCIIDWQMVMYGRPAIDVAMLISTSLEPAERRKHAPALISDYWDAFMARLGQFGVEKDAVKYTKEDLDEDYKAALAMSALVVVGSVDIALGSAGREERVLNLLADLMNEGIL, from the exons ATGGCCTCGGAGCCTTCGACGCCAACCTCCCCGAGAGACGACCACGAAGCGACCAAGGAATGGCTGGAGAATATTCTGGAAAGCTATCACCGATCCCTAGCGCCTGATAAGGAGCCTGGTGTACAG CTTCAAGAGTGGAGTATTAAGCCAGCATGCGACGAGAGAGAGGGATTTCTTTCGGAACAACTGGCGGTGGGCGTGTCCTACAGTGCCGCGGGGGCGGAGCATCATGTGCATCTCCTGGCCAAGCTCCTCCCACAAGACCCTTTCAACAGAGCCTTTGTCATTGAGACGCTCTTTGACTTGAGGGAAATCAAGTTTTACACAGAA ATCAAGCCGGCCCTTGAGGGCGTCGAACGACAGTACCTAACGGAAGACCTCATAGAACCATCCTGGGCACCAGACCTCTACTACGCAAAGCACAAGGAAGAGGCCGAGTCCATACTGGTGCTGGCCGACATGTGTCAAAGGGGATACAAAGTCCAGGACCTCACGCAGGGACTGACGGTGTCCCAGGCGAAGGCAGCTCTCGTGGCTATCGCGAACGTCCACGCCGCTGCTCTCACCTTGCAGATCAAGGAGAAACAACCACTCCCACAGAAATACCCCTACCTTCTGTCGACGGACCAAGCAGTCGAATCCTTCAACTGCCTGATTGACCGAGGCCTTCCATTACTCCTGAAGTTCCTAGAATCCCGTAAGGACCGCGCAGCCGTGCGAGAGGGCCTTCAAAAATACTCAGGGAAGGATTCAACCGAGATCCTCCGAAGCGTCTTGGCGACTTCCGATAAGCTGAACACCCTCGTGCACTGCGACTTCTGGTGCAACAACCTCCTCTTCAAGCAGGAAGACGACACGCCCAGGTGCTGCATCATCGACTGGCAGATGGTCATGTACGGCCGCCCGGCCATCGACGTGGCCATGCTCATCAGCACGTCCCTCGAGCCGGCGGAGAGACGCAAGCACGCCCCGGCCCTCATCTCAGACTACTGGGACGCCTTCATGGCCAGATTAGGTCAGTTCGGCGTCGAGAAGGACGCTGTCAAATACACCAAGgaggacctcgacgaggactaCAAAGCTGCCTTGGCTATGTCGGCCTTGGTGGTCGTGGGAAGTGTGGACATCGCCTTAGGGTCGGCCGGCAGAGAAGAGCGCGTCCTGAACCTCCTAGCGGATCTCATGAACGAAGGGATCCTATGA